The genomic region ACCGCGACATGGGGCGACGTGCCAGGCGGCTGGCGGTTGCCGCGATTGCTCGCCTCTCCCGGGGCGATCAAATTGAACGAATTGCTTTCTCGACGCGCTGGGGTCAGGGTGCTCGGCGAAATCGCGTCCGTTGGAATTGGTTACGTGACTGGCGGCAACGAGTTCTTTCACCTCAGTGAATCCGACCGGCAGCGCCATGGCCTCCACGCGAGGCATCTCACGAAAGCGCTTCCGAGTTCAGGAGATGCACGTGGGGCCAGTTTTGGGGAAAGCGACTGGGAGCATCTTAGGGCGAGCGGGCGGCCATGTTGGCTGCTCACACCGAAACACACTCGAGATGTGGCGGTACAGCGGATTCTTAGGAAAGGCCGGTTGGCGAAGGTGCACAGAGGCTATAAGTGCGAGAATCGTGAAAACTGGTGGAAGGTGCCGCTTAGGGCGCCCGCGCCGGCATTCATGGGGTACACTGGATCCATGCCGACAATCCGCGAGAATGGCGCAGGTGTGGCCGTCTCAAACTCACTCTTTGAATTGAGCGCCTTGGAGGACGTCTCCGCGCGCTCGCTAGCACTCGGCTCGATAACATCCGTATTCCAGCTAAGTGCCCTTTTGAACGCGCGTGTACTTGGGGGAGGGCTGAGGAAGCTAGAGCCGTCCGACGTGTCTCGGGCGAGTATCCCGGTCGCAGAAGTCACAAGCAAGGATTTTCGCCGTGTGGATGCTCTACTCAGAAGTGGGAATGCGACGGCTGCACGCCTTTTGGCCGACCAAATTGTTTTGAAAGGGGCGCTTGGCTGGACTGACGCCGCTATCGCCGACCTCCAAGACGCAGGTAGAGATTAGGAAGTGGGCCCGCTACGAATTCCTACCTCATCGCGGCTCGAATTCGTCCGCCAGTAAGCCGGACCAATCCGCGCTCTCGAACTGACGAAAGATCATATACGAACCCCTGCCATCCCGCTCGCTTCGCGCCCGGGGACAGCGGTTTTCGAGGAATGAACATCTCTGGGTGCTGAAGATCGGCGGGTAGGTAATAGATCACGTAGTCGCGATTGCCAGCGAGTAGGACCAGAAACAACGGGAAATAGATGCCCATCTCCATCCGGGCTCGTTGGACGCTCCATGCAGCGCCAAGGACACGCGATGGCACTCGTTCCGCGTCGGCGACGGTAGAGGTCTTCACTTGTGCCAAATACCCGCAAAAATCACATATCACGTCTGCACACTTGAAGTTGACCGGAAGCCGCTTCAAGCAGCTCGACCTCTTGCAATGCGGGCAGCTGCACCGAGTCGTGGTGAGGCGCTCGCCGAGTTCTCCCAAGTCTTGCTTCGCTGTGGCCATTTGTCGTCCTCGTAATATCGATCCCCATCGTCACAGTATCGGGCGGAGTCAAGAGCGACGGCACCGTGGGGCCGACGGAATGCGCAACGACCTTAACTCGGCCCCTGGTTGCGTGTCAGGGGGAGAATCGGCATCGATACCGTCGGTCCCTATGCCGGTGCGCCTTAGGGGAATTTCCTCACGTTCACATACAATCTGTAATGTCCGCACGGCCGCAGCAGGCATTCGATGACCCACAATTACACGACGGATCGCGGTAGGAATTGGGAACCATTCGAGCGGCGTTAGTAATCGGGCCTCCTGCTCATACGACCATTCGTTGTACTTGGAGGCCAGGATTTCGGTCGCCGCGACTTCCGGATCGAAGGGGCGGTCATGTTTACGTTAGCGAACACACCGCGATAGGTGACCTGCTTAAGCTCTGGCAAGTCGGCCGGAAGGTCGATCTCAATCGCGAGGCCAGAGAACCCCGAAGCATAGTGCGCCCAGGGAAGGTGCGAATTGAAGGTCCTCGAAAACGCACAAATCCGAATACGCCTTTTGTGTTTGATGATTTCGGACACCTCGTCCGCTCGATCGCGAAGCTCGTTGCCTTGGAAGGATGACGTGAACGCGCACTCCATCGGGTCGTTGAGGTCTGCCCAATCTGAGCAGTAAACTCTTCTTGATAGGATGATGTCGACCGCGAACGTAGTTGAGAGATGGGTCGGAACTTAGACAATAGCATTGGCCGATTCCTTTGCCCCGATGCCGCCGTTTCCGGCGCAATGGTTTCGCGTGTCAGGCCTGTACTGCGAGGTACGCCGAGCGTATGGCGTCCAGGTTGCGGTCTCGGGCGAGTTCACAGGCGAGCCGCACCTCATAAAATGTGCGTGGGAATTCGAACCAACAGAATGCGGGCTCTATATCATCGAGCAAAGCGAAGTCTCCTGCCGCTTGACCGTACCGATACCAACCAGACGAGAATACCTCAAACGTGGTACCCCAAAGTCCAAAGTGTGTCACAGTCAGGCAAGTCCCCCGCCGTCCGGCGTGGGCGATTGCAAACCCAAACCTGCCGTAGTCAAATTCGGATGACACTCGCGCCCCAATGTCGCGCAGACACGACGTTAGGGAGCGCCGTGCCTCCTGCTCGTCAACGAAGTTGGCGGCTGCTGCAGCGATTAGGAAGAGCTTAATGGTCCAGCCATCGAATGTATGAACGCCAGCGAATTGTTCGCGCCGCGGTGCGACGTCAATGGACGATGGACTACTCATGAATGTCGCCGAGGATCGGCCGTACAATCACTTCATCAACAACGGCTTGCTCACTTAGTTCTGGAATCGTCGCGACGATAATGGCGATGTCATGCGGATCGAGCAGGCGATTGGGTGCGAGGTCGACCCCCGCCCACATGTCGGTAAGAGTGCCCCCCGGTGACACGAAGCTC from Gemmatimonadales bacterium harbors:
- a CDS encoding N-6 DNA methylase encodes the protein MKANGTRRERGAYYTPAWVANALALWAIRSHRDKVLDPAAGNGDLLLAAADRIAALGGIPTTQLFGAELHGPTVNRLRKRLAGIASATNLLHGDFFAVADGLGSCDAIVANPPYVRHHDIPVRRMSSMRASLNGNAQVVEGKASAWAYFVAHAPTLLRAGGRAAFVLPAEVLSADYSTAIVQYLATKFNSVQLVYCNGDVFPRLNQKIVLCLADGYRADKRSECTPQWTQVDARAPTRQSDIVPWSTATWGDVPGGWRLPRLLASPGAIKLNELLSRRAGVRVLGEIASVGIGYVTGGNEFFHLSESDRQRHGLHARHLTKALPSSGDARGASFGESDWEHLRASGRPCWLLTPKHTRDVAVQRILRKGRLAKVHRGYKCENRENWWKVPLRAPAPAFMGYTGSMPTIRENGAGVAVSNSLFELSALEDVSARSLALGSITSVFQLSALLNARVLGGGLRKLEPSDVSRASIPVAEVTSKDFRRVDALLRSGNATAARLLADQIVLKGALGWTDAAIADLQDAGRD